A DNA window from Engystomops pustulosus chromosome 6, aEngPut4.maternal, whole genome shotgun sequence contains the following coding sequences:
- the LOC140134952 gene encoding interleukin-18-like codes for MTAADIDFDVLKVDEGILVFEDNPEIVDDSWKKSDRMITGILENIFKLWLKVHPDDPDGAVFTNPAPDCTKFNLLLYRTNSISEGLSIAFTVKYENETYYMCCTEDMKLYFKKGECPSLIKGDHSDIIFFQKQFSAGDSSFRFQSSLNTDYYLAVSDKSGKPKWYKSNAERSLVLTLGPAPHLPFTQVSLDIQKLCSNY; via the exons ATATTGACTTTGATGTATTGAAAGTGGATGAAGGAATCTTAGTGTTTGAAG ATAACCCAGAGATAGTTGATGACTCATGGAAAAAGTCTGACAGAATGATAACAGGAATACTTGAAAACATATTTAAGCTATGGTTGAAAGTACACCCTGATGACCCTGATGGTGCCGTCTTTACTAATCCTGCACCAG attGCACAAAATTTAATCTTCTGCTATACAGGACCAATAGTATAAGCGAAGGACTTTCTATTGCATTCACTGTGAAATATGAAAATGAGACGTACTACATGTGCTGCACTGAAGATATGAAGCTTTACTTTAAG AAAGGAGAATGCCCCAGTCTTATTAAAGGAGACCACAGTGACATCATCTTTTTTCAGAAACAATTCAGTGCAGGTGACAGCAGCTTCAGGTTCCAGTCGTCCTTAAATACAGACTATTATTTAGCCGTCAGTGACAAGAGCGGAAAACCAAA GTGGTATAAAAGTAACGCAGAACGTTCCTTGGTCCTTACCTTGGGTCCAGCACCGCACCTCCCATTCACGCAAGTCTCTCTAGATATACAGAAGTTGTGTTCCAACTACTGA